In Myxococcus xanthus, one DNA window encodes the following:
- a CDS encoding TetR/AcrR family transcriptional regulator, translating into MAGTRSEERDALRRTAILDAALECFLRFGYAKTSLDDIAKRANLSRPLLYLKFKNKEDIFAAVFESLFEARYPRVEQVLARPGAAGDKLLQVYEIILLEPWELMAGAPMASEFYTACERLLPEVEARHRRRWLKYTQAVLESRPLAEVFMLAVDGLQSDLPTTRVLRQRLELLVERFTG; encoded by the coding sequence ATGGCGGGCACCAGGAGCGAAGAGCGTGATGCGTTGCGCCGGACGGCGATTCTCGACGCGGCCCTGGAGTGCTTCCTGCGCTTCGGCTACGCGAAGACGTCCCTGGATGACATCGCGAAGCGGGCGAACCTGTCGCGGCCGCTCCTGTATCTGAAGTTCAAGAACAAGGAGGACATCTTCGCGGCCGTCTTCGAATCCCTGTTCGAAGCGCGCTACCCGCGCGTGGAGCAGGTGCTGGCGCGGCCGGGCGCCGCGGGCGACAAACTGCTCCAGGTGTACGAAATCATCCTCCTGGAGCCGTGGGAGTTGATGGCCGGGGCGCCCATGGCCTCCGAGTTCTACACCGCCTGCGAGCGGCTGTTGCCGGAGGTGGAGGCGAGACATCGCCGACGCTGGCTCAAGTACACGCAGGCCGTTCTGGAGTCGCGGCCGCTCGCCGAGGTGTTCATGCTGGCCGTCGACGGGCTCCAGTCCGACCTGCCCACGACGCGGGTGTTGCGTCAGCGCCTGGAGTTGCTCGTCGAGCGCTTCACGGGCTGA
- a CDS encoding MBL fold metallo-hydrolase: MTWRRRLAYAAMGTAALLALLLTVVTIQAWPALGQAADGARRARMERSPQWQDGHFDNPQPLRNDTWGSIASMFSASPDVSPAQGALPSVTLDGSAFGAPPATGLRVTWFGHSTSLVELDGQRILIDPVWSERASPLSWIGPRRWYAPPLALTELPAVDAVAISHDHYDHLDHRTLLAMKDWDTSFIVPLGVGAHLVGWGIPESRIIELDWWERARVGALEVVCTPARHASGRTGIDKDATLWAGFAFLGPKHRVYYSGDTGLFPAMKDIGERLGPFDLTMIEVGQYHSAWPDWHIGPEQAITAHQWVRGRVLLPVHWGLFTLALHGWTEPIERVLAAGEATGVSVIVPKPGERVEPGAPSSLERWWPSLPWNTAAQDPIVSTQLD; the protein is encoded by the coding sequence ATGACGTGGCGAAGGAGGCTGGCGTATGCGGCAATGGGAACGGCGGCGCTGCTGGCCCTGCTGCTGACGGTGGTCACCATCCAGGCCTGGCCGGCGCTGGGTCAGGCCGCGGACGGCGCGCGGCGGGCACGCATGGAGCGCTCGCCCCAGTGGCAGGACGGGCACTTCGACAACCCGCAGCCCCTGCGCAACGACACCTGGGGCTCCATCGCGAGCATGTTCAGCGCCAGTCCCGACGTGAGCCCTGCCCAGGGAGCGCTGCCCTCGGTGACGCTGGACGGGAGCGCGTTCGGCGCGCCGCCCGCCACCGGCCTTCGCGTCACATGGTTCGGGCACTCGACGTCGCTCGTGGAGCTGGACGGTCAGCGGATTCTCATCGACCCGGTGTGGAGTGAGCGCGCGTCGCCCCTGAGCTGGATAGGACCGCGCCGCTGGTACGCCCCGCCCCTGGCGCTGACGGAGTTGCCCGCCGTCGACGCGGTCGCCATCTCCCATGACCACTACGACCACTTGGACCATCGAACGCTGTTGGCGATGAAGGACTGGGACACGTCCTTCATCGTGCCGCTCGGCGTCGGTGCACACCTGGTGGGCTGGGGTATCCCCGAGTCGCGCATCATCGAGCTCGACTGGTGGGAGCGTGCGCGCGTGGGAGCGCTGGAGGTCGTCTGCACCCCCGCCCGGCATGCCTCGGGCCGGACGGGCATCGACAAGGACGCGACGCTGTGGGCGGGCTTCGCGTTCCTGGGCCCCAAGCACCGCGTGTACTACTCGGGCGACACGGGCCTGTTCCCCGCAATGAAGGACATTGGCGAGCGGCTGGGGCCCTTCGACCTGACGATGATTGAGGTGGGCCAGTACCACAGCGCGTGGCCCGACTGGCACATCGGCCCCGAGCAGGCCATCACCGCGCATCAGTGGGTCCGGGGGCGCGTGCTGCTGCCGGTACACTGGGGCCTGTTCACCCTCGCGCTCCACGGATGGACGGAGCCCATTGAACGCGTGCTCGCGGCGGGTGAGGCCACGGGCGTGAGCGTCATCGTCCCGAAGCCGGGTGAGCGCGTCGAACCCGGTGCGCCGTCCTCCCTCGAACGCTGGTGGCCCTCGCTGCCGTGGAACACGGCGGCGCAGGACCCCATCGTCTCCACCCAGTTGGACTGA